One window from the genome of Kryptolebias marmoratus isolate JLee-2015 linkage group LG1, ASM164957v2, whole genome shotgun sequence encodes:
- the ubac1 gene encoding ubiquitin-associated domain-containing protein 1 — protein MFVQEEKIFAGKVLKIHVCTMDGTEWLEEVTEDTTVEKLKERCLKHCVHGNLEDPKTLTHHKLIHAATERVLTDTKTVADENLKDKDVLLLIKKRPPPTPPKMADVSSDEKKKQDNKAPDKDAILKATGSLSTRHTDRTVTQHNIRDFQTELRKILVSLIEVAQKLLALNPDAVELFKKANAMLDEDEEDRVDETALQQLTEMGFPESRAVKALRLNHMSVTQAMEWLIEHVDDPSVDTPLPGQDSSGAAGAAAATKPGPSASASASASASNVSHNVSRQSSAEESSRQDELTEIFKRIRRKREFRPDSRAVIALMEMGFDEKEVIDALRVNNNQQDAACEWLLGDRKPSPEDLDKGIDTNSPLFQAILENPVVQLGLTNPKTLLAFEDMLENPLNSTQWMNDPETGPVMLQISRIFQTLNRT, from the exons ATGTTCGTGCAGGAGGAGAAAATATTTGCCGGGAAAGTGTTAAAAATACACGTCTGCACCATGGACGGCACGGAGTGGTTGGAGGAGGTCACGGAAGACACCACTGTTGAGAAACTGAAGGAGAGGTGCTTGAAACAT TGTGTACATGGAAATCTAGAAGACCCCAAAACCCTTACTCACCATAAACTTATACATGCTGCTACAGAAAGAGTCCTCACCGACACTAAAACTGTTGCTGATGAAAATCTAAAAGATAAAG acGTTTTGCTGCTCATAAAGAAAAGGCCGCCGCCGACCCCTCCAAAGATGGCAGACGTTAGTTCAGATGAAAAG AAGAAACAAGATAACAAAGCTCCAGACAAAGATGCTATCCTGAAAGCCACCGGCAGCCTGTCCACACGGCACACGGACCGCACCGTTACGCAGCACAACATCAGAGAC tttcagacAGAGCTGAGGAAAATCCTGGTCTCTCTTATCGAAGTTGCTCAGAAGCTCCTCGCCTTGAACCCTGATGCCGTTGAACTCTTCAAAAAGGCCAATG caatgttggatgaagacgaggaggaTCGGGTGGATGAAACGGCCCTCCAGCAGCTAACTGAGATGGGCTTTCCTGAAAGCAGAGCCGTCAAAGCTCTTAGACTCAACCA TATGTCAGTAACACAAGCAATGGAGTGGCTGATTGAACACGTAGACGACCCCTCTGTAGACACACCACTACCAGGACAGGACTCTTCTGGGGCAGCAGGAGCTGCGGCGGCTACCAAACCCGGGCCTTCGGCCTCGGCTTCAGCTTCAGCCTCCGCTTCCAACGTTTCCCACAACGTCTCCAGGCAGTCGAGCGCAGAGGAGAGCAGCAGGCAGGACGAACTCACCGAAATCTTTAAGAGAATCCGCAGGAAACGGGAGTTCAGACCTGATTCAAGG GCTGTCATTGCATTGATGGAGATGGGCTTTGATGAAAAGGAAGTGATTGATGCTCTGAGAGTCAATAACAACCAACAGGATGCTGCG TGCGAGTGGCTGCTGGGGGACCGGAAACCATCTCCAGAAGATCTGGATAAAGGCATCGACACCAACAGCCCCCTGTTTCAAGCCATCCTAGAAAACCCCGTGGTCCAGCTGGGTTTAACCAATCCCAAGACTTTGCTTG cgTTTGAAGACATGCTGGAGAATCCACTTAACAGCACCCAGTGGATGAACGACCCTGAAACCGGCCCCGTTATGCTCCAGATATCCAGAATCTTCCAGACTCTCAATCGCACATAA